The Drosophila subobscura isolate 14011-0131.10 chromosome A, UCBerk_Dsub_1.0, whole genome shotgun sequence genome includes the window GCAGCGGAAACATATCCTCGATGTAGCCCTTCTGTATGTAGGACTTGATCGGTGGCTTGATCACGTCCTTGATCAGCACGGGTATCTCGCAGTAGCGCAGAATCTGATCCTTGCCCATGCCGGGCAGCAGAAAGTCAGAGATGCAGCCGTTGTTGAACTTTTGCATGCTGCCAGTGGTCGTCTTCTTCTCCAGCTCGGCCACATCGGCCAGCCGCAGCAACGTATCCAAGCTGGCCGACAAATAAAGATACTTTTCGGTTTTCCTAGTTAAGAGAAGAGAATGCCATCGAAAGGGATTGCTCTGgttgaatgtgaatgtgtggCACGCACGGCTTGGCTTACCCCACAATTTCCAGTGTTGTTTGTATGCCAAACTCTTGGATAATCTTCTCCACATCCTGACAGTGGCGCAGCTTGGCCTTCTCCGTGAATATGATGACTATTTGCGTctgcaagcgagagagatggaagGTTTTTTCAGGCTTCAGGCTCATTCCCCCACTACTGACTGACCTTGTCGAAGGGTTCGGCCACGTCGGTGTCGTCATCGCCCTGTAGGGtgcgctgcctctgcagcgcCTCAAGCTTCAGGCTCCGCTGACGGCGAAACAGTTGATTTTCAATGATATTACGGGTGCGTGGTCCTGGACCTGgccaacagaagcaacaaacaacaaattatggcACGTAAGAGCAaattttcattgcactttACTCACTTTTGGCATCTTCAGACATCATTTATCTATGATGATAGTGGGTGAGTGGCAGTCCTCAGTTGTTGTCtctgtgctggctgctgtgctggGACTAATAACAATAACGCAAGCCAAAAAAGCCACAAGAATATTTTGCTACAGTGGCATATGAGTAAGTGTAAGGAAAGtgtgcggctgttgctgtggctgtggctatgcctgtgcctgtgcctctctctctctgtgcgtcTCGCTGGCCCTGTAGTTGTGCGTTTCTctggtttgtgtttgtgtcgcTTGCGCCAATGCCAAAATACCAATTTAATAATGCCAGAATATGTATTTCTGCCTgtgccacaacagcagagaaacagaaacagaaacaatctTGCACTGGCTTTTGCCGGTTCTGCTTTGgcctgttgctcttgttgttgttgtggttgctgctggcgtgTACCGGATGGCGCATCTCTCAGTCTTGTGACGTCACATCGACAACGGTGTGTTATCGAATTGGATTAGCatcaaaaaaatgcaaaagtcataattgatttaattaataaactgATTGgatttttcaattcaattcccTCTTTCCCGCCCGCTTTTGTAGACCAACAAAACATTTATCGATTATGACATGCAGCTCTGCTCAGAAATGAGCCATTTCAGCATAACGTGACTCAAAGAGGAAGCAATTCCCGTGCATATGTAGTTACTGTGTCACTGTGATTACTACGTTCACAGTAATATGCGCAGCTCTGACATTTCGCAGTCTGGCAACCCTTTCAACAGCTGATGGCCCTCTGGTGCCGCGCGCGCTCCCTCAACGTTGTGatgcaattttgttgttttcggcCTAAAAGTGAAAGTTTTGACTGACCAACAACAAGGAAATCCTCTGTAGACGAACCCCTGACATTTCCATGGCACAACCATTGAGCCAAGGCAACAAATTCAAGCAAAACAAGGGGTAAACACACAAACTCCAAAGGGCAGGCCAGCCGATGAGCAAAGCAACAGCCGAGTGGCCAATGTGCGGTCCAATTGGTGTTGGCCGGGTATCATCGGGGGCCACTAGCTGGGCCTAACCTCAAAGCACGCACACAATTCGAGAGTCGAGCCGAGCCAGGGAGAGTCATCCGCACAAAAAAACCAGTCGAAATCCCTTTTCGCATTGCAACCAAATTGAAAGTGTTCAAAATTGAAAAGTCATGCATCGCAACGTACCGGCAACATGGACCGGCAGCCTGCTGCCCTTCCGTGTCTCCACCACAACAAAGGTAAGCAGAGCAGAAACATTTCTGGAACCATTTTCACCGTCTAAACCCATTGGGCAGGTCGTCATCTTCTCCCTGACCGCTGGCGTGGCTCTGATGGGCGTTCTATCGCGTTTCTTGCGTCGCCGCAAGCCACCACGTCCGCCGCGTCGGGCCAGGAAGTATACAAATCGTAGGACGAGGAACAGCATGCGCAGTCCCAATGATCTGCTGTCGATTGCCGGCTCCAAGGCCTCGGCACGCTCGGGCAGCCCGGTAGGCTCGACAATCGCCTATTCGGATCGCCTGTCCATGGCGTCGGGCTCCATTGGCATTATGGGTGCGAGTGGCACGAATGCTGGGCCCACGGCTGTCACCCAGCTGACCGTACAGCAGCTGGGCGTCATGGGCATGGAGGCCCTGGACACGGTCATCAACTTCTGGGAGGATGCACTGGCCGCACACTATTCGCCGGGCGGATTTCCCGCCTCGCTGACCACGGCCGAGGACTCGGAGTTCTGTCGCGAGATCCAGAACCTTCTGGAGATGGCCTACACGCTGCAGGAGCAGAGTGAGCTGCTCTTCCTGGACCAGCGATCGGTGCTGTTTCGCGAGGAACATTCCATAGACGAGGCCGAGGAGGATCGCCTCACTgccggcggtggcggtggcggtggcgtcgGCGGCGATGACGAGGATCGCAACTCCCGCAAGTCGGGCAGCGTCCTCAGCAGAGCCGGCTCCGATCCGAATTTCGATTCAGCGGAGAGTTTCGCCTCGGCGCTGGACCAGGTGGCCGACCTGCGTGAGTTTGATGGCTTTATCGAGACCTCGTACGAGGAGTATCCGCTGTTCCAGAGCGCCCTGAAGCACCACGATGAGTACACCGTGCCGTGTCGCACCATTCGAGCGGAGCTAGTGCACTGCAGCACCGACACCGAGTACCTGGCGAAGCTCCACTGCGTTCGTCTGGCCTTTCAGTTTCTCTTCAAGGACCCGGCCGTGGGCCAGTGGATCTGCGATGCGGGCAGGCAGATCCTCACCGATCTGCTCTGTCTGGGCGACAAGGACACGAAGGAGTTTCTCGTTGGCTACGAGGACATGGTGAACTTCCTGAAGGACCCCAATGCCTGGCCCCTGATccaaatggagctggagcagcgcaACGTCAAGGCAATGACCTTCTACGACATCTGCCTGGACTTTATCATCCTCGACTCGTTCAAGGACCTGGACACGCCGCCGGCCAGTGTCACGGCTGTCGTCCAAAATCGTTGGCTCTCCAATGGCTTCAAGGAGACGGTAAGAGCAATGCATTTCAAGTGCAACCCAAGCCCGGCATTCGATTCATGTGTTGCTCCATTCCACAGGCTCTGACGACGGCCGTGTGGTCGGTGCTGAAGGCGAAGAAGCGGATGCTGAAGTTCCCCAATGGATTCATGTCCCACTTCTATGTGATATCCGAGCAGATATCACCGCTGATGGCGTGGGGCTTCTTTGGGCCCAACGAGAATCTGCGCGACATTTGTCACTACTTCCgcgagcagctgctgtcctTCCTGGTGGACATCTTCAGCTTCCAGAAGAGTCGCTTCACCACCATCGAGGACTTCTCGCAGGATGTCCTGCAGCACATGCAGACGCGCGTCAACAACATAGGCGTGAAGTTTAGCCAGTAGTTGGCCCCGGTACCCGGAACCTATTCCTTCCCCACTTTGATTCTAAAAGCTCCAACAAGTTGACTAATTTTAAAGCCATCAAACATCCACATACCGAACACCCAGTGCCCCAGCCATTACCCTAGGGAAAAGTGTCGCCATCATCATTCTCTTTTCGTATGATTAAGCATTTAAGAGTCGCCACAAACACATGTGTAAAATAAAACTGTTTACGCCTGCCTCCAAAGCCAGAAATCCAGCTGCGCGTTATCCCCGCTTGCAGCTGCGtcagcaaacaaaatcaaagctaCATTTCGACCAAAGACGCGATCTCtccatgccactgccactcccagtCGTTGCTGGCAGCTGGTGGCAACAACTTGGATTTAAATCGAAGAATGTCGCGAGCCCTGgacttgtgctgctgcctcctgtcGCTGTGCTCCTTTGTGAGTGTCAGACAGATCGTAGGTGCGgtgctgacgctgacgctgatgctgatgcttgACTGTTTGCAGATCGCCTGCTTTGGAGCCCTCGAAATGCTCAACAGGATTGTGCACATCAATGCGGATGCGCCCGTTCATGTGGCTGTGCGCTTGCCGAATGACGTCTCGGCACGCTGCAGCAGGACCATAATTGTGGACAACATGCAGGCGCCGCATCTCACCTGGCTGGAGCTCTTCTACATGCGCTGGACAATGGTGCTGACGCTGTTCTACTCGTTCGTTGTCATGATACTGATTCGCGCCAAATACGTGAGCCACTTTCAGATCAATCAGATCACCTCCAATGTGGTGAGTGCCCAGCACATTTGACTAGTTTGCATCTCGATTGTACTCCACCATCCGCCAGATGATGCTTGTGGGCACTGGCCTGGCCGTTGTTCTGCTCACTTCCACCATGATGCTGCACGAGCGCATGCCCTTTGTGGAGGTGTGGTGCAACAACTTCGTCGTCTACTATCTGTTCTTTGTCGATCTGAACACCTTCGTGGGCGTCCTCTACTTCATTTACacctcctgccgcctgcttgTGAACGGCGTCGACGGGAACGAGCCGCCAGCCATTTTCATGTGATCCCAGCAACCGCCAGGAACACTTCCACCCCAcagcccaaacacacacacaaatcattcAACTAAAATATTTGGCAACCGCTCAACATTACACATTCAAATTCCTTtgtacaaaataaacaaatttcctcaaagtaaaattattttaGTACTTTAGAAGCAATGGCGGAACGTCGCCACCGAGAACACTCACACGTCGAGAGCCTCCCATACGCGAACGACCCCCGTTCGCGCGGCGAGGGACCCGAGTTGGACCACCAGGATTTCTTCGACGTTGAGGTCCCAGTGGAGGCGGCCACAGGCCGTGATCTTCGGCTGTGCGCAACTTTTTTGGCAATCACACTGGTTGGGTGCTGTCTGCTCTTCATGTTCTTCGCCAGGAGCGCCACAATCGGTGCATTCGCACCGGAAGAAGTGCAAGCTGGCCAGAACGTACGTGAGCGTGCCATGTCCTGGCGCGACTCTAAGACTGCcgtcgccgctgctgtggccgcGGCCGAAGAGAGAGCGTCTCGCTGCTACTTCTGCAATCAACCGATGCACGTGCAGAAAAGCATCAATCAGATTGGCCAGCTGGTCGTCGGGCAGGACAAGGCGCTCTTCCAgttggagcaggagctgagcCGCGATCGCACGTTGTGTTCGGTCGCATTGCTCGGCCCGCCTGGCGTTGGCAAGACGATGACGGCCACAGCTCTGATGAAGATTTTCCCGTGGCCCCAGAATGTGCGCAGCTTCTCGTGGAACAGCAAGGCAATGGTAACGGGCAAGGACGAGGTCGTGAAGTTCCGCAAGTTGCGCCACTTCATAAATCAATTGTCGAGCTGCGGCAGGAACATTCATGTCATTGACGACTTGCAAGTGGATGACAAGGACGTTGTGCCCATCTACAACGAAATGATTCTGAATCGCGAAGGCATGCTCGACGACACGATGGCGCCTCAGACGGTTTTGGTTGTTTACATCTTCAACCTGGAGAAACAGCACCTGGAGGAGCACCAGAAGCTCCTTCAGGGCCTGTCGGACGCCACCACCCCGATAAACTTCCGTTCGTTTGGTGTtgaggagctgaagctgtgcCTGGAGAGCGAGCTGAAGGCCATGAAGTACTCGCTCCAGAAGGAAGCCGAGGCTGCCGTACTGAAGGGAGCCACCGAGCAAATCGACACTGCTGGCTGTAAATCGCTGCGTCCACTCATCGAGCAGCTTGGGAAACCACTTCCAGCTGATTCTGACTGAAGATCACATGCAATTATATAGTAATAAAGTTTGAATAATGAGTCCATCCGCgtgcttttgttatttttgttgtcggTGCCACGCTCTGGCAACATGCACTGCTTTACGCGAAAGAGATTTACATTTACTGTAGTTATGCATGCATGACACCAGGTGGCTTAACATGCTGCTACATGCTTAACATAGGCTTAACCGACCACTGTTAATTCCCTGTTAGATGCATGCAAAATCCTGGAAcgcatttaataaatttcaaatgaaagaacgcacatacatatttatataattggAGTTTTattcaaacaaattgctttcatttggttggcttttgtgttggGATTGCAGTTCGGACTTCCATGCAGGTTTCAGCAGGGTTTCGCTCAATTGAGCAAGACCCAGACTCAGActaaacatatgtatgccagAGGagttctttgcttttttgtgtgtggtagatatatgtatataggaaATTGCTTGATATAGTAGATGCAAACAATTGCAAACTCttgaaaaatcaaacaaacatcaCGGAATCCGAGACGATTCCACATTTGCTTAACTATGAATGGAAGGGCAACCCCATGCCCCATTTTGATATTTCACATCATTATCTTGTTTGCTTCTCGCATTTACTTTATACAGCCCCAAaggctcgctctcgctctctctctctctctggtccAGTGCtggtaaataaatgtttcttgatttttgttgcatttttttcatatttttttgttttgtttcttttttgtatgtttatttatCAATTGTTCTGTTTTAATGCCTAAATATGTTTCCTTTCTTCCATCTGTCGtcgctctttcttttcttttctctctctctctgtcgatCGTGTTTacacattatttattatatataaacGTTTATATATAATAATTGTGTATAATTAATTGTTGGTATAATGCAGTCTTtacggcaaaaacaaaaacagaat containing:
- the LOC117903119 gene encoding mitoguardin, which encodes MHRNVPATWTGSLLPFRVSTTTKVVIFSLTAGVALMGVLSRFLRRRKPPRPPRRARKYTNRRTRNSMRSPNDLLSIAGSKASARSGSPVGSTIAYSDRLSMASGSIGIMGASGTNAGPTAVTQLTVQQLGVMGMEALDTVINFWEDALAAHYSPGGFPASLTTAEDSEFCREIQNLLEMAYTLQEQSELLFLDQRSVLFREEHSIDEAEEDRLTAGGGGGGGVGGDDEDRNSRKSGSVLSRAGSDPNFDSAESFASALDQVADLREFDGFIETSYEEYPLFQSALKHHDEYTVPCRTIRAELVHCSTDTEYLAKLHCVRLAFQFLFKDPAVGQWICDAGRQILTDLLCLGDKDTKEFLVGYEDMVNFLKDPNAWPLIQMELEQRNVKAMTFYDICLDFIILDSFKDLDTPPASVTAVVQNRWLSNGFKETALTTAVWSVLKAKKRMLKFPNGFMSHFYVISEQISPLMAWGFFGPNENLRDICHYFREQLLSFLVDIFSFQKSRFTTIEDFSQDVLQHMQTRVNNIGVKFSQ
- the LOC117903140 gene encoding uncharacterized protein LOC117903140, producing MSRALDLCCCLLSLCSFIACFGALEMLNRIVHINADAPVHVAVRLPNDVSARCSRTIIVDNMQAPHLTWLELFYMRWTMVLTLFYSFVVMILIRAKYVSHFQINQITSNVMMLVGTGLAVVLLTSTMMLHERMPFVEVWCNNFVVYYLFFVDLNTFVGVLYFIYTSCRLLVNGVDGNEPPAIFM